A single region of the Winslowiella toletana genome encodes:
- a CDS encoding glutamate synthase-related protein, producing MSNQTPYPYGLYDPSKESDSCGVGFITRKDGEQTHEILQMAHSALCTVPHRGGMSAEGVGDGAGVNVDISLRFFQKITGQPLEFGRFGVGNFFVPKDPALRANAERLVEETFAACGFAVMVKRDLPLDASVLRPAAIQFQLPIVQWVFTAPQDVDNQNSFEQRIYRALLDIESRAFTESEFGGLYPLSLSSRTQVLKARLNSNEVIPYFKDLTDTDHQVRGLFFHTRFSTNTDPHTTMAQPFRLMAHNGELNTDRKNRIAEAALALARGKKIVRPKGQSDSSRLDQSIQSRLMEDNLDLINAVVSMMPPAWENDDSLSDNVRAMLEYFSLYEEKNDGPAALIFGNGEIIGARLDRLGLRPLRSVETAEYIGAMSEAGQIAFPPESVLRRGRIEAGGMLYYDHSEKRSYTTLEALEKLAAEKDYPALLEQARVTLSDLPVVPAEQQGSPLRYSGDLKAYQRFVAYYYNQESFKFMMDPMLSTGAEKISAMGYGNAINGLSDHEGGMAHYFSQRFAQVTNPPLDSIREADGMTLRVALGAKPHLGRSKGRQIIVPTPILTHLDMLQLREQKVAPYARFEMLYQPVIGTDAQSRQDNARALEQAIDDLAQQVVDFARAQGGIAVITDRHISSTRAAMPMLLVVSAINQRLVQEGLRLDVSLVVESGQSISSHHIAATLGFGASAIYPLGVQMRAEEKYGEGEEGNKAFKRYAKAAEKALMKTMGKVGLCTVESYSCGEFFEPNFLDTDDAVLKKYFPNIKTPVGGASFATIAQMAVDWHQSALKIKGESEVPLLGLFKERAEGAGHSYGTIAVRTFIDMTEQPIRFADKPREDDQFIRLLTLAKLDNAFNIKAKSFADSSFERIPNEVIDNFTITPDYRQFSSLMHEERKRRPAALRDILAFPADLTHVDSLAEFSRKLGRYSLINNGFAVRGLMCETHADNAGLFTLRLTDAIEGLKPEAERLAALSTALKNRFATDIKHTEIVAGGLQVSAHGKAADYLSRIFTTSPSLPLSEVQPASEITRTFASGAMSHGALVAPAHEAVAHGTNMVGGMSNCGEGGEHYSRHGTIRASRIKQLASGRFGVWAAYLADPMLEELEIKIGQGAKPGEGGQLPSAKVTVEIAAARGGTPGVELVSPPPHHDTYSIEDLAQLIHDCKAARVRVIVKLVSSEGIGTIAVGVAKAGADVINVAGNTGGTGAASVTSLKYTGRVAEIGIAEVHQALCANGLREKVILRCSGAQQTGSDVVKSALLGGDSFEFGTTALMMLKCVMAKNCNVKCPAGLTTNAEAFDGDPRQLAQYFINVAQEVREMLARLGLRSLREARGRSELLHLMDHPREVGKLDLRAMLTVVPEQKIAHPVYLEKDFELDEGWLALLNGSLVAQGATNIQLGDGITLNNRHKSVGGQLAIDIERMLNHQLDEAQLQNMPAALCDDRGRRYLAPATVAIATSGSAGQSYGVFCNDGMQLTHSGTCNDGVGKGQCGGEIIVRSPGGGSQDTDGNVLIGNFALFGATGGRLFVQGQAGDRFAVRNSGATAVVEGVGDFCCEYMTNGAILNLGTFGKGFGNGMSGGFAYQYDPYGALAAHAAGDSVLFGSIADDDEMAKVHKQAVLTMLNWHLAATGSERAAWLLEHWESECQHFVYVMPRSLLLYQDSAEILKAKTRKDLLEELSTALASHQVAKFKNAWRNRTTIANGAVPSYGATDTPEMFVLLNNYTVLSTVQQLALSRLPKGTAVEDPAVEKAVRNLLMTEDFALISKLQRHARSAIENYSDEELSCLIAAKRMADYKAALTQRNIRSMDSLATYGWIIYQDARNREVLGRLPDFEELFARAALPELAAAVGKLS from the coding sequence ATGTCCAATCAAACCCCGTATCCCTATGGCTTGTATGATCCATCAAAAGAAAGTGATAGCTGTGGCGTGGGTTTTATTACACGTAAGGACGGCGAGCAAACCCATGAGATACTGCAAATGGCGCACAGTGCGCTTTGCACCGTACCTCACCGCGGCGGTATGTCTGCTGAAGGCGTAGGTGACGGCGCAGGGGTCAACGTCGATATTTCGTTGCGCTTCTTCCAAAAAATTACTGGCCAGCCGCTGGAGTTTGGACGTTTCGGCGTCGGTAACTTCTTTGTGCCAAAAGATCCGGCGCTGCGTGCCAATGCCGAGCGCCTGGTCGAAGAAACCTTCGCCGCCTGTGGTTTTGCGGTGATGGTTAAACGTGACTTGCCATTGGATGCCAGCGTACTGCGCCCGGCCGCAATCCAGTTCCAGTTACCGATCGTGCAGTGGGTGTTTACTGCCCCGCAGGACGTCGACAATCAAAATAGCTTTGAGCAGCGTATCTACCGCGCGCTGCTGGATATTGAGTCACGCGCCTTTACCGAAAGCGAATTTGGCGGTCTGTATCCGCTGTCGCTCTCTTCACGCACCCAGGTGCTGAAAGCGCGTCTGAACTCGAATGAAGTCATCCCTTACTTCAAAGATCTGACCGATACCGATCACCAGGTGCGCGGACTGTTTTTCCATACCCGTTTTTCTACCAACACCGATCCGCACACCACCATGGCTCAGCCGTTCCGTCTGATGGCGCATAACGGTGAGCTGAATACCGATCGTAAAAACCGTATTGCTGAAGCCGCGCTGGCACTGGCGCGAGGAAAGAAAATTGTCCGTCCGAAAGGGCAGTCTGACAGTTCACGCCTTGACCAAAGCATCCAAAGCCGCCTGATGGAAGATAATCTCGATCTGATCAACGCGGTGGTTTCTATGATGCCGCCAGCCTGGGAAAACGACGACTCGCTGTCTGACAACGTCCGCGCAATGCTGGAGTATTTCTCTTTATATGAAGAGAAAAATGATGGCCCGGCGGCGCTGATTTTCGGTAATGGCGAAATCATCGGCGCACGTCTTGACCGCCTTGGTCTGCGTCCGCTGCGCTCAGTGGAAACCGCTGAGTATATCGGCGCAATGTCAGAAGCAGGCCAGATCGCCTTCCCACCGGAAAGCGTATTACGCCGTGGACGTATCGAAGCGGGCGGCATGCTGTATTACGATCACAGCGAAAAACGCAGCTACACCACGCTGGAAGCGCTGGAAAAACTGGCAGCGGAAAAAGATTATCCGGCCCTGCTGGAGCAAGCGCGCGTAACCTTAAGCGATCTGCCGGTGGTGCCTGCCGAGCAACAGGGTTCGCCACTGCGCTACAGCGGCGATCTGAAGGCGTACCAGCGTTTTGTCGCTTACTACTACAACCAGGAAAGCTTCAAATTTATGATGGACCCGATGTTGTCTACCGGAGCTGAAAAGATTTCAGCAATGGGTTACGGCAACGCAATTAACGGGTTATCCGATCATGAAGGCGGCATGGCGCACTACTTCTCCCAGCGTTTTGCCCAGGTAACCAACCCACCGCTGGACTCCATCCGTGAGGCCGACGGCATGACCCTGCGCGTTGCGCTGGGTGCCAAACCGCATCTGGGCCGCAGCAAGGGGCGGCAGATTATTGTGCCAACGCCGATCCTGACGCATCTGGATATGCTGCAGTTGCGCGAGCAGAAAGTGGCACCTTATGCACGTTTCGAAATGCTGTACCAGCCAGTGATCGGCACTGATGCGCAAAGTCGTCAGGATAATGCCCGCGCGCTGGAACAAGCCATCGACGATCTGGCACAGCAGGTGGTGGATTTTGCCCGCGCACAGGGCGGGATCGCGGTGATTACCGACCGTCATATCTCCTCTACCCGCGCAGCGATGCCGATGCTGCTGGTGGTTTCCGCGATTAACCAGCGTTTAGTGCAGGAAGGGCTGCGCCTTGATGTTTCACTGGTGGTGGAGAGCGGCCAGAGCATTTCATCACACCATATTGCCGCCACCCTCGGCTTTGGCGCATCGGCGATTTATCCGCTGGGCGTGCAGATGCGTGCCGAAGAGAAATACGGCGAAGGCGAAGAAGGCAATAAGGCGTTTAAACGCTATGCCAAAGCCGCTGAAAAAGCGCTGATGAAAACCATGGGTAAAGTCGGCCTGTGTACCGTGGAAAGCTACAGCTGCGGTGAATTCTTTGAGCCGAACTTCCTCGATACCGACGATGCGGTATTGAAAAAATACTTCCCGAATATCAAAACGCCGGTCGGCGGCGCCAGCTTTGCCACTATCGCTCAGATGGCGGTGGACTGGCATCAAAGCGCGCTGAAGATCAAAGGCGAGTCTGAAGTGCCGCTGTTGGGCCTGTTTAAAGAGCGTGCGGAGGGTGCGGGTCACTCCTATGGCACCATTGCGGTGCGTACCTTTATTGATATGACTGAGCAGCCGATTCGCTTCGCCGATAAGCCGCGCGAGGACGATCAGTTCATTCGCCTGCTGACGCTGGCTAAGCTGGATAACGCCTTTAATATCAAAGCAAAATCTTTTGCCGACAGCAGCTTCGAGCGCATTCCCAATGAGGTGATCGACAACTTCACCATCACGCCGGATTACCGTCAGTTCTCCAGCCTGATGCATGAAGAGCGTAAACGTCGCCCGGCGGCACTGCGCGATATTCTCGCCTTCCCGGCTGATTTGACCCACGTCGACAGCCTGGCGGAATTCTCACGTAAGCTGGGCCGTTACTCACTAATCAACAACGGCTTCGCAGTTCGCGGTCTGATGTGCGAAACCCATGCGGATAACGCTGGCCTGTTCACCCTGCGCCTGACTGACGCTATTGAAGGGCTGAAGCCAGAAGCTGAGCGCCTGGCTGCGCTGTCGACCGCGCTGAAAAACCGCTTTGCGACGGATATCAAGCACACTGAAATTGTTGCCGGTGGCCTGCAAGTCAGTGCGCATGGCAAGGCGGCAGACTATCTGTCACGGATTTTCACCACCTCCCCTTCACTGCCGTTAAGTGAAGTGCAGCCTGCCAGCGAAATCACCCGCACCTTCGCCTCCGGTGCGATGAGCCACGGTGCGCTGGTTGCTCCGGCGCACGAAGCGGTCGCGCACGGCACCAATATGGTTGGTGGCATGAGCAACTGTGGTGAAGGCGGCGAGCACTATTCGCGTCACGGCACGATTCGTGCCTCACGCATTAAGCAGCTGGCGTCCGGCCGCTTTGGCGTCTGGGCTGCCTATCTGGCCGACCCGATGCTGGAAGAGCTGGAAATTAAAATCGGCCAGGGCGCAAAACCGGGCGAAGGCGGTCAGTTACCGTCAGCAAAAGTGACGGTAGAAATTGCCGCAGCGCGTGGCGGCACGCCTGGCGTCGAGCTGGTTTCACCGCCTCCGCACCACGACACCTACTCGATTGAAGATTTGGCGCAGCTGATTCATGACTGTAAAGCGGCACGTGTGCGAGTGATCGTCAAACTGGTTTCCTCAGAGGGCATTGGCACCATCGCGGTCGGCGTAGCGAAAGCCGGCGCGGATGTGATCAACGTTGCGGGTAATACCGGCGGAACCGGTGCGGCTTCGGTCACCAGCCTGAAATATACCGGACGCGTGGCAGAAATCGGCATTGCCGAAGTTCATCAGGCGCTGTGTGCCAACGGTCTGCGTGAAAAAGTGATTTTACGCTGCTCCGGCGCACAGCAAACCGGTAGTGACGTAGTGAAATCTGCTCTGCTCGGTGGCGATAGCTTTGAGTTCGGTACTACCGCGCTGATGATGCTGAAATGCGTGATGGCGAAAAACTGCAACGTTAAATGTCCGGCGGGCCTGACCACCAATGCCGAAGCCTTTGATGGCGATCCGCGTCAGCTGGCACAGTACTTTATTAATGTCGCCCAGGAAGTGCGCGAAATGCTGGCAAGACTGGGCCTGCGCTCGCTGCGTGAAGCGCGTGGTCGCTCCGAGTTGCTGCATCTGATGGATCATCCGCGTGAAGTCGGCAAGCTAGACCTGCGTGCAATGCTGACCGTGGTGCCTGAGCAGAAAATTGCCCATCCGGTCTATCTGGAAAAAGATTTTGAACTGGATGAAGGCTGGTTAGCCCTGCTGAATGGCTCACTGGTGGCTCAGGGCGCGACCAATATTCAGCTTGGTGATGGCATTACGCTGAACAACCGCCACAAGAGCGTGGGTGGGCAGCTGGCGATTGATATTGAACGCATGCTTAACCACCAGCTGGATGAGGCGCAGCTGCAGAACATGCCGGCAGCACTGTGTGACGATCGCGGACGCCGTTATCTGGCTCCGGCCACCGTCGCGATCGCCACGTCCGGCTCAGCCGGTCAGTCGTATGGCGTATTCTGTAATGACGGTATGCAGCTGACTCATAGCGGCACCTGTAACGATGGTGTCGGCAAAGGCCAGTGCGGCGGTGAAATTATTGTGCGCTCACCGGGCGGCGGCTCGCAGGATACGGATGGCAACGTGCTGATTGGTAACTTTGCACTGTTTGGTGCCACCGGCGGACGCCTGTTCGTGCAGGGCCAGGCGGGCGACCGCTTTGCGGTGCGTAACTCCGGTGCGACCGCCGTGGTCGAGGGCGTTGGTGATTTCTGCTGCGAATATATGACCAATGGCGCCATCCTCAACCTCGGGACGTTCGGTAAAGGATTTGGTAACGGTATGAGCGGCGGCTTCGCCTACCAGTACGACCCGTACGGCGCATTAGCGGCTCATGCCGCAGGTGACTCGGTGCTGTTTGGTTCGATCGCGGATGACGATGAGATGGCAAAAGTGCACAAACAGGCGGTGCTGACGATGCTGAACTGGCATCTGGCAGCGACCGGCTCTGAGCGTGCGGCCTGGTTACTTGAGCACTGGGAGAGCGAGTGCCAGCACTTTGTCTACGTGATGCCGCGCTCGCTGCTGCTGTATCAGGACAGTGCTGAAATTCTGAAGGCAAAAACCCGTAAGGATCTGCTGGAAGAGTTGTCTACGGCACTGGCCAGCCATCAGGTAGCCAAATTTAAGAATGCCTGGCGCAACCGTACCACTATCGCCAATGGCGCAGTACCGAGCTATGGTGCAACCGACACGCCAGAAATGTTCGTGTTGCTTAACAACTACACCGTGCTCAGTACCGTACAACAGCTGGCGCTGTCGCGCTTGCCGAAGGGAACCGCTGTCGAAGATCCGGCAGTCGAAAAAGCGGTACGTAACCTGCTGATGACTGAAGATTTTGCGCTTATCAGTAAGTTGCAACGCCATGCCCGCTCGGCGATTGAAAACTACAGTGATGAAGAACTTTCGTGCCTGATTGCCGCCAAGCGTATGGCGGATTACAAAGCGGCACTGACGCAACGCAATATTCGCTCAATGGACAGTCTGGCTACTTACGGCTGGATCATTTATCAGGATGCACGTAACAGAGAGGTTCTGGGACGACTGCCTGACTTTGAAGAGCTGTTTGCACGTGCAGCACTGCCGGAATTAGCTGCGGCGGTCGGGAAATTATCCTGA
- the elbB gene encoding isoprenoid biosynthesis glyoxalase ElbB, producing MKCIGVVLSGCGVFDGSEIYETVLTLLAIERAGATAICFAPDKPQLHVINHITGEEMPESRNVLVESARIVRGKVLPIDQADSSQLDALILPGGFGAAKNLSSFALAGADCVIEPNLQKLTQEIHKQSKPIGCICIAPAILPLLIDAPIRLTIGTDSNYAEVIEAMGGIHVPCPVDDIVVDEEHKIITTPAYMLASSMDEAARGIDKLVKRVVEMIA from the coding sequence ATGAAGTGTATTGGTGTGGTTTTAAGCGGTTGTGGCGTTTTTGATGGCAGTGAGATTTACGAAACCGTCTTAACTCTGTTGGCCATTGAGCGGGCCGGGGCGACGGCGATTTGCTTTGCGCCAGATAAACCGCAACTTCATGTAATTAATCATATTACTGGCGAGGAAATGCCGGAGTCACGTAACGTTTTAGTGGAATCTGCCCGAATTGTCAGAGGCAAAGTTTTACCTATTGATCAAGCTGATTCTTCGCAACTTGATGCACTGATCTTACCAGGTGGTTTCGGTGCGGCAAAGAACTTAAGCAGCTTTGCTCTCGCCGGTGCGGACTGCGTCATTGAGCCAAATTTGCAAAAGCTTACGCAGGAAATTCATAAGCAAAGCAAACCAATTGGCTGCATCTGTATCGCCCCGGCGATCCTGCCTTTGCTGATTGACGCACCGATTCGCCTCACCATTGGAACCGATTCCAATTACGCGGAAGTGATTGAAGCAATGGGAGGAATTCACGTTCCTTGCCCGGTCGATGACATTGTTGTTGATGAAGAACATAAAATTATTACTACTCCGGCATATATGTTGGCCAGCTCAATGGATGAAGCCGCCAGAGGAATCGATAAGCTGGTCAAACGCGTGGTGGAAATGATTGCATGA
- the rapZ gene encoding RNase adapter RapZ, with translation MVLMIVSGRSGSGKSVALRALEDMGFYCVDNLPVVLLPELANSLADRNMSAAVSIDVRNMPESPEIFEKALTSLPASFSPQLLFLDADRNTLIRRYSDTRRLHPLSNKNLSLESAIDEESDLLEPLRSRADLIIDTSEMSVHELAEMLRTRLLGKRERELTMVFESFGFKHGIPIDADYVFDVRFLPNPHWDPKLRPMTGLDRPVAAFLDRHTEVHNFIYQTRSYLELWLPMLETNNRSYLTVAIGCTGGKHRSVYIAEQLADYFRSRGKNVQSRHRTLEKRKS, from the coding sequence ATGGTGCTGATGATCGTCAGCGGTCGTTCTGGTTCAGGCAAATCTGTTGCATTACGCGCGCTGGAGGACATGGGTTTTTACTGTGTTGACAACCTGCCGGTGGTGTTATTACCTGAATTAGCGAACTCACTGGCCGATCGCAACATGTCTGCGGCGGTCAGCATTGACGTGCGCAACATGCCAGAGTCGCCTGAGATTTTTGAGAAAGCGTTGACCAGCCTGCCGGCAAGCTTCTCGCCGCAGCTGCTGTTTCTTGACGCCGATCGTAATACGCTTATTCGCCGCTACAGCGACACGCGACGCCTTCATCCACTCTCCAACAAGAACCTGTCGCTGGAGAGCGCCATCGATGAAGAGAGTGACCTGCTGGAGCCGCTGCGTTCACGTGCTGACCTGATAATCGACACCTCTGAAATGTCGGTGCACGAACTGGCGGAGATGCTGCGCACCCGCTTGTTGGGTAAACGCGAGCGTGAACTGACAATGGTGTTTGAATCCTTTGGCTTTAAACACGGTATTCCGATCGATGCCGATTATGTCTTCGACGTACGCTTTCTGCCGAACCCGCACTGGGATCCGAAACTGCGTCCGATGACCGGTCTGGATCGTCCGGTAGCGGCCTTCCTCGATCGCCATACTGAAGTTCATAACTTTATCTATCAGACCCGCAGCTACCTTGAGTTATGGTTGCCGATGCTGGAAACCAATAACCGCAGCTATCTGACGGTGGCAATCGGTTGTACCGGTGGTAAGCACCGCTCGGTGTATATTGCTGAACAGCTGGCCGATTATTTCCGCTCACGCGGTAAAAACGTACAATCGCGTCACCGTACGCTGGAAAAACGTAAATCATGA
- the npr gene encoding PTS phosphocarrier protein NPr — MTVKQTVEIQNKLGMHARPAMKLFELVQSFDAEVLLRNEAGTEAEASSVIALLMLDSAKGGHIEIEASGPEEEQALSAVIDLFNAGFDED, encoded by the coding sequence ATGACCGTCAAGCAGACCGTAGAAATTCAGAACAAACTTGGCATGCATGCGCGACCGGCGATGAAGCTGTTTGAGCTGGTGCAGAGTTTTGATGCTGAGGTGTTGCTGCGTAATGAAGCCGGGACTGAAGCCGAAGCCAGCAGCGTGATTGCGCTGCTGATGCTGGATTCTGCTAAAGGCGGCCATATTGAAATTGAAGCCAGCGGGCCAGAGGAAGAACAGGCATTATCGGCGGTAATCGACCTGTTTAATGCCGGTTTCGACGAGGATTAA
- the arcB gene encoding aerobic respiration two-component sensor histidine kinase ArcB: MKQIRLLAQYYVDLMVKLGLVRFSLLLASALVVLAMIVQMAVTMLLRGHVESIDLVRSVFFGLLITPWAVYFLSVVVEQLEESRQRLARLVDKLEEMRNRDLQLNQQMKENISQLNQEIADRIKAEEARLQVMAKLKEEMARREQAQIELEQQSSFLRSFLDASPDLVFYRNIDQQFSGCNRAMELLIGKSEKQLIGLTPKDVYDDEAATKVLETDEKVFRHNVSLTYEQWLQYPDGRKACFEIRKVPYYDRVGKRSGLMGFGRDITERKRYQDALENASREKTTFISTISHELRTPLNGIVGLSRILLDTELNPEQLKYLKTIHVSAITLGNIFNDVIEMDKIERRKVQLDNQPLDFTGFLADLENLSGLLAQPKGLKFVMAPQLPLPHKIIADGTRLRQILWNLIGNAVKFTQQGEIVVRVQYHDGDRLRFDVQDSGMGIPQDEQDKIFAMYYQVKDQHGGKPATGTGIGLAVSRRLAQSMGGDITVHSAPGQGSCFSMEINAPRVAGEVEDEQPENEMPLPALHVLLVEDIELNVVVARSVLEKLGNSVEVAMTGTEALAMFQPEEFDLVLLDIQLPDMTGLDVAREIHQRFAGQHLPPLVALTANVLKDKREYLDAGMDEVLSKPLAVPALTAMIKKFWDCEQADEIVESGMVDEKKLALLDVPMLEQYIELVGPSLIHQSLAMFEQMMPGYLEVLDSNMMARDQKGIAEEGHKIKGAAGSVGLLHLQQIAKQIQSPELPAWWDNVQEWIDELKQEWQHDVNVLREWVQDAEKK, encoded by the coding sequence ATGAAACAAATTCGTTTATTGGCGCAGTATTATGTTGATTTGATGGTGAAACTGGGGCTGGTGCGCTTTTCACTGTTGCTGGCCTCGGCGCTGGTAGTGCTGGCGATGATCGTGCAGATGGCAGTGACCATGCTCTTGCGCGGCCATGTTGAAAGTATTGATTTGGTGAGATCGGTGTTTTTCGGCCTGCTGATCACACCGTGGGCGGTCTATTTCCTTTCGGTAGTGGTTGAACAGCTTGAAGAGTCACGCCAGCGTCTGGCGCGGCTGGTGGATAAACTTGAGGAGATGCGCAACCGCGATCTCCAGCTTAACCAGCAGATGAAAGAGAATATCAGCCAGCTCAATCAGGAGATTGCCGACCGTATAAAGGCGGAAGAGGCGCGTCTGCAGGTGATGGCCAAGCTGAAAGAGGAGATGGCGCGGCGCGAGCAGGCGCAAATCGAACTGGAGCAACAGTCCTCTTTTCTGCGCTCGTTTCTGGATGCCTCGCCCGATCTGGTGTTTTACCGCAATATCGATCAGCAATTTTCCGGCTGTAACCGCGCGATGGAATTGCTGATTGGTAAAAGCGAGAAGCAGCTGATTGGCCTGACGCCAAAAGATGTCTATGACGATGAAGCCGCCACCAAAGTGCTGGAGACGGATGAGAAAGTCTTCCGCCATAACGTCTCGCTGACCTACGAACAGTGGCTGCAATATCCTGACGGTCGTAAAGCCTGTTTTGAGATTCGGAAAGTGCCGTACTACGACCGGGTTGGTAAACGTAGCGGGCTGATGGGCTTTGGACGCGATATAACCGAACGCAAGCGCTATCAGGACGCGCTGGAGAATGCCAGCAGGGAGAAGACCACTTTTATCTCTACCATCAGCCACGAGCTGCGTACGCCGCTTAACGGCATCGTCGGCCTGAGCCGTATCCTGCTGGATACCGAACTGAATCCGGAACAGCTGAAATACCTGAAAACCATTCATGTCTCCGCTATTACACTCGGCAATATTTTTAACGATGTGATCGAGATGGATAAAATCGAGCGCCGCAAAGTGCAGCTGGATAATCAACCGCTTGATTTCACCGGTTTCCTCGCCGATCTGGAAAATTTATCCGGGCTGCTGGCACAGCCGAAAGGGCTGAAATTTGTCATGGCACCGCAGCTGCCACTGCCGCATAAGATCATTGCCGACGGTACGCGACTGCGTCAGATCCTGTGGAATCTGATTGGTAATGCGGTGAAGTTCACCCAACAGGGCGAGATCGTCGTGCGGGTGCAATATCACGACGGCGATCGTCTGCGTTTTGACGTGCAGGATTCCGGAATGGGCATCCCGCAGGATGAGCAGGACAAAATTTTCGCCATGTATTATCAGGTGAAGGATCAGCACGGCGGCAAGCCTGCGACCGGCACCGGTATCGGACTGGCGGTATCACGCCGGCTGGCACAGAGCATGGGTGGTGATATCACCGTGCACAGTGCTCCAGGGCAGGGTTCCTGCTTCAGTATGGAGATTAATGCGCCACGGGTGGCCGGCGAAGTCGAAGACGAGCAGCCGGAGAACGAAATGCCACTGCCAGCGCTGCATGTCTTGCTGGTTGAGGATATTGAGCTGAATGTCGTCGTGGCGCGTTCGGTGCTGGAGAAACTGGGTAATAGCGTCGAAGTGGCGATGACGGGCACTGAAGCGCTGGCGATGTTCCAGCCGGAAGAGTTTGATCTGGTACTGCTGGATATTCAACTGCCGGATATGACCGGGCTGGATGTGGCGCGTGAAATTCATCAGCGTTTTGCCGGACAGCATCTGCCGCCGCTGGTGGCGCTGACCGCCAACGTACTGAAAGACAAGCGTGAGTACCTTGATGCCGGAATGGATGAGGTGCTGAGCAAGCCACTGGCGGTGCCGGCACTTACCGCGATGATTAAGAAGTTCTGGGATTGCGAGCAGGCCGACGAAATTGTGGAGAGCGGTATGGTCGATGAGAAGAAACTGGCATTACTGGATGTGCCGATGCTGGAACAGTATATCGAACTGGTGGGGCCATCACTGATTCATCAAAGTCTGGCGATGTTTGAACAGATGATGCCGGGTTATCTGGAGGTGCTCGACTCCAATATGATGGCACGTGACCAGAAGGGCATCGCCGAAGAGGGGCACAAAATCAAAGGTGCTGCCGGATCGGTCGGCTTACTGCATTTGCAGCAGATAGCGAAACAGATTCAAAGCCCGGAACTGCCAGCCTGGTGGGATAACGTGCAGGAGTGGATTGATGAGCTGAAGCAGGAGTGGCAACACGACGTCAATGTATTGCGCGAATGGGTTCAGGACGCTGAGAAAAAATGA
- the ptsN gene encoding PTS IIA-like nitrogen regulatory protein PtsN, which yields MNNDLTLELSSVLSVDCTRSGVHCQSKKRALEIISELAAKQLNLPHQTIFEAILTRERMGSTGIGNGIAIPHGKLEEDTLRAVGVFVRLDQPIAFDAIDNQPVDLLFALLVPADQCKTHLHTLSLVAKRLADKTICRRLRSAQSDEELYEIITESQE from the coding sequence ATGAACAATGATCTAACACTGGAATTAAGCTCTGTACTCAGCGTTGACTGTACCCGAAGCGGCGTACACTGCCAGAGCAAAAAGCGGGCGCTGGAAATTATCAGCGAATTAGCAGCGAAGCAGCTTAATCTTCCGCACCAGACTATCTTCGAAGCGATTCTGACCCGTGAGCGGATGGGCAGTACCGGTATCGGAAACGGTATCGCCATTCCGCACGGTAAACTGGAAGAGGATACATTGCGCGCCGTTGGCGTGTTTGTCCGTCTTGACCAGCCTATCGCTTTTGATGCCATTGATAATCAGCCAGTGGATCTGCTGTTCGCCCTGCTTGTTCCAGCCGACCAGTGCAAAACACATTTGCACACGCTCTCTCTGGTGGCAAAACGACTGGCGGATAAAACCATCTGTCGCCGTTTGCGTTCAGCGCAGAGCGATGAAGAGCTTTACGAAATCATTACTGAGAGTCAGGAATAA
- the mtgA gene encoding monofunctional biosynthetic peptidoglycan transglycosylase produces the protein MKKRRGKLLQRLKIWLLRAVLAVAAVWVAGILLFAFLPVPFSAVMVERQLGAWLQGDFTYVAHSDWVGMDEISPWMPLAVMAAEDQKFPTHWGFDMNAIASALDHNERSGRVRGASTLSQQTAKNMFLWDGRSWLRKGLEAGLTLGIEVVWTKRRILTVYLNVAEFGEGIFGVEAAAQRYFHKPASALTQSEAALLAAVLPSPLRFKADAPSGYVRQRQQWIMRQMRQLGGEGFLREHKLD, from the coding sequence ATGAAAAAGCGTCGGGGAAAGTTGCTACAACGGCTGAAGATTTGGCTGCTACGCGCGGTGCTGGCAGTGGCCGCGGTGTGGGTTGCAGGCATTCTGCTGTTTGCTTTTCTGCCGGTTCCTTTCTCAGCGGTGATGGTTGAGCGGCAGCTGGGAGCCTGGTTGCAGGGCGATTTTACTTATGTTGCCCATTCCGACTGGGTGGGGATGGATGAAATTTCGCCGTGGATGCCGCTGGCAGTGATGGCGGCGGAAGATCAAAAATTCCCGACCCACTGGGGATTCGATATGAATGCGATTGCCTCGGCGCTTGATCATAATGAGCGTTCGGGTCGGGTTCGGGGCGCATCAACCCTGAGCCAGCAAACTGCGAAAAACATGTTTCTCTGGGACGGACGTAGTTGGCTGCGTAAAGGGCTGGAGGCCGGGCTGACGCTGGGAATTGAGGTGGTCTGGACCAAGCGCCGCATTCTGACGGTGTACCTTAACGTAGCGGAGTTTGGTGAGGGAATTTTCGGTGTCGAAGCCGCCGCGCAGCGCTATTTTCATAAACCGGCCAGCGCCCTGACGCAGTCAGAAGCAGCGTTGCTGGCGGCAGTACTGCCCAGCCCACTGCGTTTTAAGGCAGATGCGCCTTCAGGTTATGTACGGCAACGTCAGCAGTGGATAATGCGCCAGATGCGGCAGCTGGGCGGAGAAGGCTTCCTGCGCGAGCATAAACTGGATTGA